Genomic DNA from Campylobacter concisus:
AAAGAATTTGTAGAATTTAGTTTCTTTAATAATAATGAGCTTGGACTGATAGTAAATGCAAAAGATGAAAATCTTGAATATTTTAAGAAAAATTGGAAAATTTTAAATGAGATATTGCGTACGCTTTTTGGACAAAATGCAAAGATAGTAAATGCAAAGAGAGATGAACAAAAAGCACAAACTAAGACGCCTAAAGCCTCTTTAGAAAATAATGAAAAAAGCGAACTAGACGAGCTTGATGAGGAAATTTCAAGACTAAATGCAAATAACGTTGAAACTAAAAATGAGCCAAAAACCGAAATAAAAAGCGAACTGCAAAACGAGAAAAACAGCTTTGCTTTAATGCTCAACAAAGAGCCAAAAACACCAGAAGAGCTTCAAAGGCAAAGAGAACAAGGTGTGCTAAAAGAGGCAAATAGGCTCTTTGGCGAGCCAACTATCGAGAGCTAGCCTTATCTTTACTGCTAGCCTCTAGCCTCTTTTTTAGAGCTTCTTTTTTGCGAAGCTCTAACTCATAAGCTTCATTTAGTGCATCTTCATCGTCCAAATTTGCTCCGTCTAAAAATTTTCGGTAGTCCTCAAATTGTTTATTTTTTATCCCCCAAAGCACGCCAAAAAGCAAAAATGCTCCCATCAAAACCGAGATAAAAACCAGCATCGCAAGTGTCGCGCTATCCATTATTTTTCCTTAAATTTTCTAACAATATAAAGCGAGTTTAAGATAACACTTAGCGAGCTAAGCGACATAAAAAGCGCAGCAAATAGCGGAATGACGTAGCCACATACGGCAAATGGCAGAGCAAGAACATTATAAAGAAGGCAAAAGAGCAAATTTTGCTTTATCGTTTTGTAAGTAAATTTCGAGATTTTTATGGCCTTCGCTAGACTTTTTAAACTATCATCAAGTAGCACTACATCGCTTCTTTCTAAGCTTATTGCCGCCCCGCTTCCCATACAAATGGCAACATGAGCAAGGCTAAGCGCTGCTGCGTCATTTATGCCATCTCCTGCCATTAGAACCTTTTTGCCCTGATCTTTTAGTTCGCTTATAAATTTAGCTTTCGTTTCAGGTAACATCTCTGCTCTAAACTCACTCACGCCAAGCTCATCTGCCACGTTTTTTACCACTTTTTGCACATCGCCACTTAAGATACACACTTTCATACCAGCGCTCTTTAGCTCGTCTATCAAGGCCTTTGCCTCGGGCTTTACACTATCTTTTAGGTAAAATTTCGCCACTAACTCACCATTAAGCCCCACAAAAAAGCTCACATTTTCTTCAGCTTCATCAAAGCTAATACCATTTTCAACTAAAAATCGCTTGCTTCCTGCATAAAATTTCTTACCTGAAATTTCAGCCTCAACACCCTTTGCCACGCTTAAATTTGTATTTTTAAGCTCTATTTTTCTTGCACCTTTTTGCTTTAGAAATTTAGCCACTACCACGCTTATTTGATGACTTGATATAAGAGCTAGCGAATAAATTTCATCTAAGCTTATGCTTTCTTTTATGAAAAAATCACTAACTTCAAATTCCGCCTTTGTGAGCGTGCCAGTCTTGTCAAATACTGCTACATCGCACTTTGCAAGGCTTTCAAAAAATTTAGCCTCTTTAAAAAGAACTCTATTTTTAAAAGCCACACCAAGAGCGCAAACACTACTAACTGGCGTGGCAAGCGCAAGCGCACAAGGGCAAGCGATCACGATGACGCTAACAGCTGTGACAATGGCTTCTGAAAAGCCAAATTTAAAGTACCAAAACCAAAATGTAAAAAATGCTAAAGTTAGCACGCTAAGAGAAAATTTAGAAGCGATTTTATTGACTACTAGCTCGATATTTGGCTTTTTTAGCTCTGCAGTTTGGAGCAAATTTATAAGCTGATTTAGATAAGAATTTTTAAAAATTTCCTTTGCTTCATAGATGATTTGTCCATTTTGGCAAATGACGCCACTTTTTACCTCTTGCCCCACTCCCAAGGTCACAGGCAGGCTCTCTCCCGTTAGACTTGAGCTATCCACGCTTGCCTCACCACTAAGCACCACTCCATCAAGTAGCGCCCTCTCACCAGATCTAAGCACGATCTTTTCGCCCAAATTTACATCTCTTGGCTCTTTTAAAACATCCTTGCCATCCTCTAAAATACATACCTTTGCAAGCAGCATATCATTTAAGAAATTTGAAGTCTCAAGCGCCTTTTTCTTACCCAAAATTTCTAAAAATTTACCGATAAAAACAAAGGTGATGATCATCGCAACTGAGTCAAAATAGCTCTCACCGCTTCTTGTAAACATCATATAAATCGAATAAATATAGGTAATGCTAGCTCCGGTGATAACAAGCAGATCCATATTTGGCGAAGCGTTTTTTATGGCTATCTTTGCCCCTTTGAAAAACTCGCTACCAGTATAAAAAAGTACAGGCGTTGCTAATACAAACTGCGCAAAGCTTAAAATATCTTTTATATCGCCTCTTATGCCACTAAAGTACCCGCTATATTGAGCGATGGCTAGCCACATAATGTTCATCGTAGCAAAGATACCAACTAGCGCTTTTGTGTAAAATTTTCTTCTTTTCTTAGCTAGCTCGTCCTCTTTTTGACTCGTAGCATATGGCTTTGGGACGTAACCAACGGCATAAATTTTTTCAATTATTTGCTCTACCAAAAGCTCTTGCTCATCAAAAACAATGACCGCTTTTTGATTAAGCGAGTTGATATTTACCTCCAAGACGCCCGGTAAGCTAAAAAGCGCCTTTTCAAGTAGCCAGATGCAAGCTGAGCAAGTGATACCATCGATTAAAAATGAAATTTGACTAAAGTCGCCCTCTTTTGTCACAAGCTCGCTAAAATTTGCCGCTAAATTTTTGATATTTAAACCGTTGCTCGCCGGTGTAAGTGTATTTTTACCAAGACGCTCATAAAACTCACTAAGCCCATTTTCATTTAAAATTTCATAAACGCCTTTGCAACCAACACAGCAAAATTTCAGTCCACTTTCATTTGAGATCATCACGTTTTCATCAAATTTTAATCTACAATGAGCACATCTACTTTGTGGCATTTTTACTTTCTTTTATCTAAAATTTTTACTAATATTATTGCATCATATGCCTATTACGCACCATATAAATTTGAAGCAGACAAACTGCAAAAATAGGCACAAATTTCTTTTTTTGTTACCGTTATAAAATGGCGAGATTATAGCAAATCAACCATTTTTGAGCAAAAATTTCATTTTATACCATTTCTTGACAACAAAGTTTTATTTTTATAAAATGCCAAAACTTTCAAAAACTTCTTTTTGAAACCTAGAAATTCTGCAAAATTATCCCCGCATTTAAAGAGGAAATATGGAAAATAACCAAACCGAGCAAAGTGCTTCTCAAAACACAAAAACTACAAAAAAACATCAAGTATCAAGAACACACATACCAGTAGATGGACACAAGATCGAAGAGCTAAGAACGCTTAGCTTAGATGAGCTAGTACAGATCGCAAATAGCGTTGGTGTCGAAAATCCACGCGAATTTCGTAGGCAGGATTTGATATTTGAGATACTAAAAACCCAGACAAAACAAGGCGGCTTTATACTATTTACTGGAATTTTAGAAATCACAAACGAGGGCTATGGCTTTTTAAGGGCTGTTGATGCAAATTTAAGCGATAGCTCAAACGACGCCTACGTTTCAAACTCTCAAATCCGCAAATTTGCACTTCGTGTAGGCGACATCATCACCGGCCAAGTAAGAGAGCCAAAAGATCAGGAAAAATACTACGCCCTTTTAAAGATAGAAGCAGTAAACTACATGCCTCTAGCAGACGCAAAAGAGAGGCCACTTTTTGACAACCTAACTCCACTTTTTCCAACTGAAAAGCTAAATTTAGAGTATGATCCGATGAAGTTAACGGGCCGTGTACTTGATCTTTTCACGCCTATTGGCAAGGGTCAACGTGGTCTCATCGTCGCACCTCCAAGAAGCGGTAAAACCGAGCTTATGAAAGAGCTAGCTCACGGCATCGCTAAAAATCACCCAGAAGCCCAGCTAATGGTGCTTTTGGTCGATGAGAGACCAGAAGAAGTTACTGATATGCAGCGCTGCGTAAAAGGCGAGGTATTTAGCTCAACATTTGACCTGCCAGCGCTTAACCACGTCCGCGTAGCAGAGCTAGTCATCGAAAAAGCAAAACGTCTAGTTGAGATGGGCAAAGATGTCATTATATTGCTTGATAGCATAACCCGTCTAGCACGAGCCTACAACACAGTGACCCCACCAAGTGGCAAGGTACTAACAGGCGGCGTGGACGCTAACGCGCTTCACAAGCCAAAACGCTTTTTTGGTGCAGCCAGAAACATCGAGCACGGCGGCTCTCTAACCATCATCGCAACTGCTCTAATAGACACTGGCTCACGTATGGATGAAGTAATATTTGAAGAGTTTAAAGGCACTGGTAACAGCGAGATCGTGCTTGACCGCAACATCTCAGACCGCAGAATTTACCCAGCTATCAACGTACTAAAATCAGGCACCAGAAAAGAAGAGCTACTTCAAAAACCTGATGAGCTTCAAAAGATTTGGGCTATCCGCTCTGCGATCGCCACAATGGACGACATCGAAGCGCTTAAATTCTTGTATGCAAAAATGTTAAAAACAAAAGACAACAAAGAGCTTCTCTCTATCCTAAACGAGTAAATTTAACTGAGCTTGAAGCAGTTGCTCTGAGCTCAAATTTCTTTTTTACACCAAATTTATCAATAAATATTTCATAAATTTATTAGTTTAATTTTTTCAGTTTTATTTTTTTTGTAAAATCCGAATTTTTAACTTTTATAAAAAGGAAAAATATGAAAACAAAAATCGTTTTTTCAGTCATTACAGCAACACTTACTTTTGCTCTAACTGGATGTGGTGAGCCAACTACTTTGGCTGAAATTTGTAAAGCTGATATGGGTAGTATCAAACATTTTAAAGGCGAAGTAAAGGTTTATAAAAGGGTAAATTTTGACTGGGAATATAATATAGAGACCAAGAAAAATGAATTAAAAGAAGATGGTATTAAAGGTTATCTGATAGTCGATAAAGATACAAAGGTTGATCTAGAAAAATTTAACGTAAAAGCCGTGGCTTTTAGTATGCCAAAAGGTAGCATACCCAAAAATACACCACATATGTATATCTTAAAAAAATATGATGACATAGGCGAAGGTAATAAAACAGAAGTTTTGGCAACACTAGAAACTTTAAATCCAAGATGTAATGTAGATGGTAGTCTAGAGCTTAAACAAAAAGATACAAAAATAATTGCAATAAAATAACAAAAGGTGGGCTAACCACCTTTTAAAAACTTATATCATCTCGCTTTAAATTTTATATAACATATCCCGCCTACAAGCATCTCACTCTGTTTGATAAGCTCATCAAATTTTGGACTAAAAGCTGGCTATGATTTTGATAGTTTTAGAGTTTATGGAGCTTACATTTACGACTTTCAAGCAAAAAAGTCACTTGGCGATGAAGACGGTACAGTAATAAAATGGAGTACACATAAATTTATAGTAGGCGCAGACTATACACCAGAGTTAACAAAGGACATAAAACTAGTTCTTGGTGGCTACACTGGCTACTTAAAGCTTGAAATGGATATATTTGACATTCATGATGGCTCGGAAAAAGCTAATACAAATGACTGGATACTAGGTGCAAGAATTGGTGCTGAATACTCTATCAATGAAAATAATGCAGTTGAGTTTGGTCTAAAAGCTGATAGAACTGACTATGGCAAGATCAGTAAATTTGATTTTGTTGACACAAAAGAGACAAATGTCGGTCTTTATATGGGATATACATATAAATTTTAATCACACACAAGCTCAAATTTCAAAGCAAATTTGAGCTTTTACTAGAAACTATAAATTTATAAGCTTTTCTAAATTTTCGCCGTCCAAGCGATAGTTTCTCCACTCAAGTGATTGATTTTTAGCACCCATACTTTCATAAAATTTAATACTTGGCTCATTCCAGTTTAGGCAGCACCACTCAAGCCTTTTTAAATTTTCATCCTTGCAAATTTGAGCTAAAAATTTAAAAAATGCCTTGCCGATACCTTGATTTCTAAACTCTTTTTTGACATAAATGTCCTCAAGATGGATCCCACCAAGTCCTAAAAATGTAGAAAATGTGTAAAAATAGATAGCATAGCCAATCACCTTACCCTCACTCTCGCAGACAAGGGCTTTTGCGTGATTTTTATTAAAGATAGAGTCTGCAAAAATTTCATTTGTAAAAGTGACTTGATCGCTTAAATTCTCATAGCTAGCAAGCTCTCTTACAAGCTCGCATATCACGTCTATATCGTCAATAGTTGCTTTTCTTATTTGAAATTTCATTAGTTATCACCAAAAAGCGCTTTTAAGTCTTTGATTGGCTCATTATTTTCTGCATTACTACTAGTTTTTGAGCCAAGCTCATTTAGCTCGATCTCATAGCCAGTTAGCATGCTTGCCAGGCGGATATTTATACCGTTTTTGCCGATCGCCTTGCTCTTTTGCTCGCTCGCAAGTGTCACGATCGCCTTGTTTTCTTCGATCTTTACTGATGTGATGATCGCAGGTGCCATAGCGCGAGCTACCAAGATCGCTGGCTCAGTGGTGTACTCGATCACATCGATGCTCTCACCATGAAGCTCTTTGCTTACGGCATTTATCCTAACGCCCTTTGTACCGACAGTTGCGCCGACTGGATCGATGTTTGGAGTGGTTGAGATGAGTGCTACTTTAGCTCTCTCGCCAGGGATCCTTGCACTTCCTTGAATGATGATGCCGCCATCTTTTATCTCAGGCACCTCTGAAGTTAGCAGCGCTTCAAGAAATTTAGGTGAAGTCCTTGAAAGTTCGACCTTTATGCCTAAATTTTTATCTGTAAAAACTTTTCTAATGACCGCTTTTACCACGTCGCCTACTTTAAATTTCTCGCCTTTTATGCGGTTTTTACGTGGTAAGATGGCACGAAGCTCGTCTATCTCGATAAAAGTGTTTTCATCGTTATCTACCCTAACAACTGGTCCAAAGACCATGTGTCCGCTCATCTCATTATATTTTTGTAAAATTTTCTCTTCTACTAGGCGCTGGATGTGATACTCAAGCTCTTTGTGAAGCGTTTGAGCTGCGGTTCTGCCAAGGTTATCAAGGCTTAGCTCGTAAGTGAGCTCATCGCCGATCTCTACGCCACTATCTATCTTTTTAGCCTCTTTTAAGCTTAAAAAGTGCTCATTGTCTTCAGCAAGCCTCTCATCGTCGTTTGCTACGATTGAAATTTTTTGATAAAGCTTTAAATTTTTATTTGCATCGATGCTCACGTCATACTCATAATTTTCGCCATAAACCCTTTTTGCAGTGTTTATCAAGGCTCTTATGACGCGCTCTTTTACATCTTCTATCTCTAAATTTTTCTCATTGGCAATTGACTCTATAATGTCTGATATTCTTTCCATTTTTTCTCCATTGTGACGATAAATTTCGGGGATTTTTCGTGAAGTTTTGAAATTATACATAAGCCATACTTTTAATAAGATTAAGCTTGTTATTAACTTTTATTTAATCCTTTTTTTATGATGTTTTGGATATATTGACCGATTAAAATTTAAGATTTTGAAAGGATTAAAAATGGAGCTAAAACTTGCAAGAGCCGAATTAGACGCAAAACCAAAAACGATTTCACTAGAAAAAATAGAGGCGGCTGTCGAAAAAGAGGGTCAGAAAATTTTCTATTTTGATAAAGAAAACACACACAAACAACTAATCGCCTTAGTCGAGCATTTTGAAGAAAAAGGGCTAAGCGTCTATCACAGAACCGTAAAATACGGACTTGATGATAGCGACTACATGTATGAAGTGCATATACTTTAATGAGCAAAAAACTCTTTATCCAAACTTTAGGCTGTGCTATGAATGTTCGTGACAGCGAGCATATCATAGCTGAGCTCTCACAAAAAGAAGACTACTCCTTAACACAAAATATAGAAGAAGCTGATTTAATCCTTATAAATACTTGCTCGGTTCGTGAAAAGCCAGTTCATAAGCTCTTTAGCGAGGTCGGAGCCTTTGAAAAAGCTAAAAAAAGAGGGGCAAAGATAGGCGTTTGTGGCTGCACTGCTAGCCATTTGGGTAGTGAAATTTTTAAGCGCGCACCTTATGTTGATTTTGTTCTTGGCGCAAGAAATGTCAGCAAGATCACAAAAGCTGTAAATACGCCTAAATTTATCTCAACCGACATCAATCACGACGAGAGCGAATACGCATTTGGCGAATTTAGAGGCTCGCCATATAAAAGCCACATCAACATCTCGATCGGCTGCGACAAAAAGTGCACCTATTGCATCGTCCCACACACCAGAGGCGATGAAATTTCCATCCCTTCAAGTCTCATCTTAAAAGAGGTAGAAAAGGCTGCAAACAGCGGCGCAAAAGAGATATTTTTACTAGGACAAAATGTCAATAACTACGGTAAAAGATTTTCAGGAGTGCAAGAAAATATCGATTTTAGTGATCTGTTAGTAAAGATAAGCGAGATAGATGGCGTTGAGAGGATAAGATTTACAAGCCCACACCCACTTCACATGGATGATAAATTTCTTGAAATTTTCACTAATAATCCAAAAATTTGCAAGTCTATGCACATGCCACTTCAAAGCGGAAATACCAAAGTTTTACGCGAGATGAAGCGTGGATACACAAAAGAGTGGTTTTTAGACCGTGCGCTAAGACTTAGAAAGATGTGTCCAGATGTGAGCATCTCAACTGATATCATTGTCGCATTTCCGGGCGAGAGTGATAGCGAGTTTGAAGATACAATGGATGTGCTTGAGCAAGTTAGATTTGAGCAAATTTTTAGCTTTAAGTATTCGCCTCGTCCGCTTACAAAGGCAGCTACTTTCACAAATCAAATAGATGATAAAACCGCTTCAGAAAGGCTTACTCGCCTACAAAATCGCCACAATGAAATTTTAGACGAGATCGTAGCGGCACAAAAAGATAAAATTTTTGATGTATATTTTGAAGAGCTAAGAGCAAATGGCGGCGTTGCTGGGCGAAGCTTTAATAACTTTTTAGTTCAAGTTGATGGAAGCGAAGAGCTTCTTGGCACTACACAAAAAATCAAGATCACAAACCCAAAACGAATGGTTTTGTATGGCGAGCTGCAAATTTAAAAATACCCTTGAAAAGCTCGCCCTAAATGTTGGCGTCTTTTTCATCTACATTTTGATGTGGCTCATTTTTCTAACTTGCAAAAAGAGCTACACTCCAAATTTCTTGCCACAAAATGGCTGTGTCGTCGTCTTTTGGCACGGCAGGCTTAGCTTTATGAGCTTTGCTTACAGGCGCTGGTGGAGCAAGCAAAATAGAAAACAAGGTAAGGTGATAATCAGCGATCACAAAGATGGCGAGCTAATCACTAGAATAATCAAATTTTTTGGTATCGGCACCATTAGAGGCAGTAGCTCAAAAGGCGGCGCAAGGGCGCTTATAGAAGCCCTAAGAGAGATAAAGCAAGGCTACGACGTCATCATTACACCAGATGGCCCACGCGGACCAAGGCACAGCGTGGCAGACGGAGCTGCTGTGATCGCACAAAAGTCATCTTGCGAAATTTATGCTCTAAATTTTGAAGCAAGCTCGTTTTTGGAGTTTAAAAGCTGGGATAAGATGATACTTCCAAAGCCATTTTCAACTATAAATTTTAGCCTCTCAGCCCCTTTTAGTGTGAAAAATTTGGAGCAAAAAGAGGCAAAAGAGAAGATACAAAACGAGCTTTGGCAAGCCTCGCAAAATGACGGCGGTAAGAGCGTGAAGCAAAACCAAGAGGATTTTAGATCAAATTTAAAAATTTGGTGGAAAAAATATGCGCATAAAAATCCACAAATAAGCGATGAGATAAAAGAAATTTTGGACGAAATTTATGAAAAATAAGCTATCTATCTTTATAGCCATCTTTCTAATTATTTTATTTGGGCTATTTTTTTATAGCGACAACTCCTATAAGCTCGCTCTTGAAGCAAAATTTTTATACGAAAACAAAGAATACGAAAAGGCCTTAAATTTAAGCCAAAAAGCACTTGATATAGATATTTATAACAAAATGGCAAATACTGTGCTAAACCAAAGCAAGGCTGCTATTAAATTTAACTCATACATAAAAAATGGCAAAGAGTATCTTGAGCGTATCAAAAAAATAAGCCAAAGTAGCGTCAGCAAGGCTGATAGTGAACGCATTAAGATGATGTGCGATGTGATGATAGATGGTTTTGACGACCTTAAAAACTTGGCCTTACTTGATAGTGAACTAAAAAATGAAGCTTTAAATACAAAAGAGATTTTCGTTAAACTTAAAAACGAGCTGTTTTAAACTTATTTAATCCCTTTTTAGCTACCATAACGAAAATTATGCACTAAATTTAGGAGATTTATGTCTTTTAGCGTTAAAAAGCTTTTTTCTAACCTTTTTTTAAGCGTCGTGTTGGAGGGCAATGATTGCATATTCTTCGGTCAGGTCTTTAGAAATGGCAAACTTTTAAAAACTATAAACGCTAAATTTACAGATATAAATATCGATAGTATCGATGAAAAAATCATAAAATACATAGAAGAGCAAGAAAAAGCATATTTTGGTGTATATGTTTCAGTTTTTTTTAACGACGACTCGCAAGGCGCGCTTCCTAGTGTTAGCTTTGATGAATACAAAAAATTTAATATAAATACTAAAAATCTTACAAGCCTTATCATGCAGGATAGCTGGAGTATTTATGCAAATTTAAATGCTATAAAAAAATATAAAAATTTATTTGGACAAGATAGTGTAGATCTCATCTACTCACCTATCGCCATACTCTTTTACGAGCTTTTAAAACGCGGAATTTCTCCAAAAACTACACTTTATCTTTATATCCATGCACATTCGTTTACACTTGCGATCTTTAAAGATAAACAAATGAAGTTATCCACTTTTTTAAATATGTCTGGCTTTGAAGAAACCAACCAGGAAGCTGAAAGCCTAAAAGAAGAAGATATAACAGATATTGACAACTTAATCATTAAAGAGGAAAATGACGCAACATCTCTTGATGATTTTAAAAGTTTAGACGATTTTTTAAGTGATGATAAACAAAAAGAATTTGAAGACCTAAATTATGAACTAAACATGCCAGCTTCTACAAATGTAGAAAAATCGGTTGCTATTTTTGGGTATGACATGAAGATGTTTGATTACATCGTAAAAGCCGTAAAAGAATTTTACGAAAATCCTCTCTACGGTGGTGATTTTATTGAGCAAATCATTGTTTTTGAAAATACGAAAACAAGTGCAACTTTTTTACAATATCTGCAATCTGAGCTTTTAGTGGAGACTTCAGTGTATCCAGTGAATACAAATCATATTATGAATGAAATCATGCAAGAAGAGATAATATTATGAGATTTAGCTTTATTTCTCCGGAACCAAGACCACTTATATCTATCTTTAGCAAAATTTGGCTAAGCCTTATAAGCTTTGTGTTTGTAGCTCTTTTGGCAACAAATTTCTTTATACTTTACAAAAATTATTCAATTGAAAAAAATATAAATTTTTTATCAAATGAGCAAAAAGAGCTTAGTCAAAAAATAGTCACAACAGATGAAATTTCAGCTAAACTAGCCGTACAAATAGAATCTGCAAATGATATCTTCACATCAAATTCTATTCTCAAGCAAAGCTTGCACAATCTTTTTGATCTAGTACCTGACAGTATAACGCTTGAAGAGGTTTTTATGGATAAAAGCTCGCTCATCATTCGCGGTATAACGCCGACAAAAGATGTATTTAATCAGCTTCTAGCTTCACCTTTAAGATCTATTTTTACGACTTCAAATACTAGCTTTTATCAAAGTAAAAACGGCTGGTATGGCTTTATAAGCACAAATAAAATTGATAATTCTGAGGGATATAATGAGTAAAAAAGATACGAGCTTAGAAAAAATAGATCCCGTTAAGCTTTTACTTTTTATATTTGCTTTTATTGTAGTTTGCTTTATTATGATATTTGGTTTTATCGTGCCAAATATAAAAGAATTTAAAAGCCTAACTAGACAAAATTATTCACAGACCTCATCTTATACAAAAGTAAAAAATGAATTTGAAGCTAAATTTAAAGCCCTTGAAGCAACTAAACAAAAAGATGGAGCTATCATTTCAGCTTTTGAGAATAAATTTGATAAAGATAAATTTATAGAATTTGCCTCTAAATTTTTTAGTGAAGTAAGCCTTAGTAAAATAGAAGAAGGTGATAATAATGCTAGTGAGAAATTTTTTAGATTTCGTCTAAATGTAACTAGCTCTCTAAGGACGCCACAAAAATTTTATGACTTTTTAGATGCGCTTAGCAGCTATGACAGTATCGTAAAGACTGAATTTCCTATCGTCATGAAAGGCGAAAAGGATAAAATCCATACTACTTTTAATATAAAAGTTTTTGGGTTGAAGTAAAAGCTTAAAGTCTACCATCAAGATAAAGTTTAACCAAAAACTCGCTATATCTTTTTCTGCCAAGATAGTTTAAATGATGCCCCATATCTGATAACTCATCATCGTTAATTTTAAAATTTGTTAGATCAATAACTTTAGCATTTTTAATAGCTGACATTATCTCGTTTATATCATATTTTATAGTGGCACCATCAAATATAGGTTCTAATATAACAACAACCTTTATCCCACTTTTTACAAGTGGATTAATTACATAATTTTGAAAATATTTTATAGTATTTTGATTCAACCCCTTTAGCTCGATCGTCCTACCATAATATTCTCTTGACAATCCATCCGAAAAAAGAATAATATCTCCATTGCTACATTTTACAAAGATAATTTTTTTATTTTTTGTGACATTTGAATTTATATCTTCTATGTTGACTAGATCACAATCACTATATGCCTTTACATCAAAAATACTTTTTGCTTCAAAATTGCTTGCTTTGGTTTTATTATCTGGAGCAAATTTTCCATAAAACCCAACTATCCTATTATAAATACCTTCAGAATATCTCAAGAACAGATGTATGCTTGCAAAAAAATCAGGTAGTGTTTTTAAAAAGACTATTTTATCTGTGCCAAAATTTGCTACAAATTCATCATTGGTATAAATTTTGATACCTTTTTCTGTATAATCCTCAAAAAGTTTATTAATTTCTATACTAAAAATAACTTCCTTTATATTAACTTTTTTAATAATTTTTGTAATAAAAGGGTAATCGCCTATAAAATTACCAGATACACCAAAATTATAAATACTGATATTATTTTCAGCAAAAATACTTGTTGATATATGATGAAGAGTTCTACTGCTTCCAACAAAAACGATATCCT
This window encodes:
- the ccoS gene encoding cbb3-type cytochrome oxidase assembly protein CcoS codes for the protein MDSATLAMLVFISVLMGAFLLFGVLWGIKNKQFEDYRKFLDGANLDDEDALNEAYELELRKKEALKKRLEASSKDKASSR
- a CDS encoding heavy metal translocating P-type ATPase, translated to MPQSRCAHCRLKFDENVMISNESGLKFCCVGCKGVYEILNENGLSEFYERLGKNTLTPASNGLNIKNLAANFSELVTKEGDFSQISFLIDGITCSACIWLLEKALFSLPGVLEVNINSLNQKAVIVFDEQELLVEQIIEKIYAVGYVPKPYATSQKEDELAKKRRKFYTKALVGIFATMNIMWLAIAQYSGYFSGIRGDIKDILSFAQFVLATPVLFYTGSEFFKGAKIAIKNASPNMDLLVITGASITYIYSIYMMFTRSGESYFDSVAMIITFVFIGKFLEILGKKKALETSNFLNDMLLAKVCILEDGKDVLKEPRDVNLGEKIVLRSGERALLDGVVLSGEASVDSSSLTGESLPVTLGVGQEVKSGVICQNGQIIYEAKEIFKNSYLNQLINLLQTAELKKPNIELVVNKIASKFSLSVLTLAFFTFWFWYFKFGFSEAIVTAVSVIVIACPCALALATPVSSVCALGVAFKNRVLFKEAKFFESLAKCDVAVFDKTGTLTKAEFEVSDFFIKESISLDEIYSLALISSHQISVVVAKFLKQKGARKIELKNTNLSVAKGVEAEISGKKFYAGSKRFLVENGISFDEAEENVSFFVGLNGELVAKFYLKDSVKPEAKALIDELKSAGMKVCILSGDVQKVVKNVADELGVSEFRAEMLPETKAKFISELKDQGKKVLMAGDGINDAAALSLAHVAICMGSGAAISLERSDVVLLDDSLKSLAKAIKISKFTYKTIKQNLLFCLLYNVLALPFAVCGYVIPLFAALFMSLSSLSVILNSLYIVRKFKEK
- the rho gene encoding transcription termination factor Rho gives rise to the protein MENNQTEQSASQNTKTTKKHQVSRTHIPVDGHKIEELRTLSLDELVQIANSVGVENPREFRRQDLIFEILKTQTKQGGFILFTGILEITNEGYGFLRAVDANLSDSSNDAYVSNSQIRKFALRVGDIITGQVREPKDQEKYYALLKIEAVNYMPLADAKERPLFDNLTPLFPTEKLNLEYDPMKLTGRVLDLFTPIGKGQRGLIVAPPRSGKTELMKELAHGIAKNHPEAQLMVLLVDERPEEVTDMQRCVKGEVFSSTFDLPALNHVRVAELVIEKAKRLVEMGKDVIILLDSITRLARAYNTVTPPSGKVLTGGVDANALHKPKRFFGAARNIEHGGSLTIIATALIDTGSRMDEVIFEEFKGTGNSEIVLDRNISDRRIYPAINVLKSGTRKEELLQKPDELQKIWAIRSAIATMDDIEALKFLYAKMLKTKDNKELLSILNE
- a CDS encoding porin family protein → MISSSNFGLKAGYDFDSFRVYGAYIYDFQAKKSLGDEDGTVIKWSTHKFIVGADYTPELTKDIKLVLGGYTGYLKLEMDIFDIHDGSEKANTNDWILGARIGAEYSINENNAVEFGLKADRTDYGKISKFDFVDTKETNVGLYMGYTYKF
- a CDS encoding GNAT family N-acetyltransferase, whose amino-acid sequence is MKFQIRKATIDDIDVICELVRELASYENLSDQVTFTNEIFADSIFNKNHAKALVCESEGKVIGYAIYFYTFSTFLGLGGIHLEDIYVKKEFRNQGIGKAFFKFLAQICKDENLKRLEWCCLNWNEPSIKFYESMGAKNQSLEWRNYRLDGENLEKLINL
- the nusA gene encoding transcription termination factor NusA — protein: MERISDIIESIANEKNLEIEDVKERVIRALINTAKRVYGENYEYDVSIDANKNLKLYQKISIVANDDERLAEDNEHFLSLKEAKKIDSGVEIGDELTYELSLDNLGRTAAQTLHKELEYHIQRLVEEKILQKYNEMSGHMVFGPVVRVDNDENTFIEIDELRAILPRKNRIKGEKFKVGDVVKAVIRKVFTDKNLGIKVELSRTSPKFLEALLTSEVPEIKDGGIIIQGSARIPGERAKVALISTTPNIDPVGATVGTKGVRINAVSKELHGESIDVIEYTTEPAILVARAMAPAIITSVKIEENKAIVTLASEQKSKAIGKNGINIRLASMLTGYEIELNELGSKTSSNAENNEPIKDLKALFGDN
- a CDS encoding HP0268 family nuclease, which gives rise to MELKLARAELDAKPKTISLEKIEAAVEKEGQKIFYFDKENTHKQLIALVEHFEEKGLSVYHRTVKYGLDDSDYMYEVHIL